The Macrococcoides canis genome has a window encoding:
- a CDS encoding molybdenum cofactor biosynthesis protein MoaE, with translation MKHFEIVTMPIDVEHYRKMTVTPHQGAVCVFTGIVREWTQGVKTEYLEYEAYIPMAEKKLEQIGQEINDKWPGTIVSIAHRIGNLDVSEIAVVICVSSPHRKDSYAANEYAIERIKEIVPIWKKEIWEDGEQWIGGQRGYHPDYKG, from the coding sequence GTGAAACATTTTGAGATTGTAACGATGCCAATCGATGTTGAACATTATAGAAAGATGACGGTAACACCACATCAAGGTGCGGTATGTGTGTTTACCGGTATCGTAAGAGAATGGACACAAGGTGTTAAAACGGAGTACTTGGAATATGAAGCATATATTCCGATGGCAGAGAAGAAGTTAGAACAGATTGGTCAGGAAATTAACGACAAGTGGCCAGGTACGATAGTAAGTATTGCCCATCGTATCGGTAACCTCGATGTATCTGAAATTGCAGTTGTGATTTGTGTATCGAGTCCGCATCGCAAAGATAGTTATGCAGCAAATGAATATGCAATTGAACGTATTAAAGAAATCGTCCCTATTTGGAAGAAGGAAATATGGGAAGATGGAGAACAATGGATTGGTGGTCAAAGAGGATACCATCCAGATTATAAGGGGTGA
- the moaD gene encoding molybdopterin converting factor subunit 1, protein MKVLYFAHIKAKLDRTEDQFTFAEPITVQQFRNHLYETYPIIQSEKFQIAVNEEFVRDEDIINNQDTVALIPPVSGG, encoded by the coding sequence ATGAAAGTATTATACTTTGCACATATAAAAGCGAAATTAGATAGAACAGAAGACCAGTTCACATTTGCCGAGCCGATTACTGTTCAGCAATTTAGAAATCATTTATATGAGACGTATCCGATTATACAAAGTGAGAAGTTTCAAATAGCAGTAAATGAAGAGTTCGTGAGAGACGAAGATATCATTAATAATCAGGACACTGTAGCATTAATTCCACCTGTTAGTGGTGGCTAA
- the mobA gene encoding molybdenum cofactor guanylyltransferase MobA, with protein sequence MIGVILSGGHSTRFGTNKAVYEIDGKPFFEHVYDTLKKSNVERIVLSTNEQMAPYFEEMINDKQLDMQVVTDSVADCGPIGGIYEVMSSCDADSFFIVSVDTPFITAEAIDHLVVRFHEHDTNAICYKDSEQVHRTIAIYRRTLLPLIEEGINHNRYALKQLTQDAVFIHVSEVSSHAQWYANINTQEDLQNVLEGDKWNK encoded by the coding sequence ATGATAGGAGTTATATTATCAGGTGGCCATTCCACACGATTTGGAACAAATAAAGCAGTGTATGAAATTGATGGAAAACCATTTTTTGAACATGTATATGATACACTTAAAAAAAGTAATGTTGAACGTATTGTACTGAGTACAAATGAACAGATGGCTCCATACTTTGAAGAGATGATAAATGATAAGCAGCTCGATATGCAAGTTGTGACAGATTCAGTAGCAGATTGTGGTCCGATCGGTGGCATCTATGAAGTGATGTCTTCGTGTGATGCAGATAGTTTTTTTATCGTTTCGGTAGACACACCATTTATTACAGCTGAAGCGATTGATCATCTTGTCGTACGCTTTCATGAACACGATACGAATGCAATATGCTATAAGGATAGCGAACAAGTGCATCGTACAATTGCGATATATCGTCGTACATTGCTTCCATTAATCGAAGAAGGTATCAATCATAATCGCTACGCATTAAAGCAGTTAACGCAAGATGCAGTGTTTATTCATGTTTCAGAAGTAAGCAGTCATGCGCAATGGTATGCTAATATTAATACACAGGAAGATTTACAGAACGTGTTGGAGGGTGACAAATGGAACAAATAA
- the moaA gene encoding GTP 3',8-cyclase MoaA, with protein sequence MEQITDKLGRPIRDLRISVTDRCNFRCTYCMPKEIFGDDYVFLPKDELLTFEELTRIAKVYAQLGVKKVRITGGEPLLRRDLPDLIRAINEIEGIEDIGLTTNGMLLKKHGQALFDAGLRRINVSLDALDETFEAVNGRGIKAEQILEQIDYAVSIGLEVKVNMVIQKGMNDHQMIPMVEYFKNKNITLRFIEFMDVGNDNGWNFDKVVTKQEMIDHISEHFNIKREPPKYFGEVAKYYIHDNGAKLGFITSVSESFCSTCTRTRLSSDGKLFGCLFATDGYDLKAFIRSGITDEALKNKLVTLWSQRADRYSDERTAETVKQRKKKKINMNYIGG encoded by the coding sequence ATGGAACAAATAACAGATAAATTAGGGCGCCCGATTCGAGATTTGCGCATTTCAGTGACAGATCGCTGTAATTTCCGCTGTACATATTGTATGCCGAAAGAAATATTTGGTGATGACTATGTCTTCTTACCAAAAGATGAGCTGCTAACCTTTGAGGAATTAACACGTATCGCAAAAGTTTATGCACAGCTCGGCGTAAAAAAAGTGCGTATTACAGGTGGCGAGCCATTATTACGTCGAGATCTACCGGATTTGATACGTGCAATCAATGAGATTGAAGGTATTGAAGATATTGGATTGACAACCAATGGTATGCTCCTTAAGAAGCATGGACAAGCTTTATTTGATGCTGGCTTACGACGTATCAATGTAAGTCTGGATGCATTGGATGAGACATTTGAAGCAGTGAACGGACGAGGAATCAAAGCAGAACAAATATTAGAACAAATTGACTATGCCGTTTCAATCGGTCTTGAAGTGAAAGTGAATATGGTCATTCAAAAAGGGATGAACGACCATCAGATGATTCCGATGGTTGAATACTTCAAGAATAAAAATATTACTCTACGTTTTATTGAATTTATGGATGTCGGAAATGATAACGGATGGAATTTTGATAAAGTTGTTACGAAACAGGAAATGATTGATCATATTTCAGAGCATTTCAATATAAAGAGAGAACCGCCAAAGTATTTTGGTGAAGTAGCTAAATATTATATTCATGATAATGGAGCAAAGTTAGGTTTTATTACTAGCGTATCAGAATCGTTCTGTTCAACATGTACAAGAACTCGTCTGAGCTCCGATGGTAAGTTATTCGGCTGTCTGTTTGCAACAGATGGATATGACTTAAAAGCATTTATAAGAAGCGGTATCACTGATGAGGCACTCAAGAATAAACTCGTTACCTTATGGTCACAACGTGCAGATCGTTATTCTGATGAACGTACCGCTGAAACGGTAAAGCAGAGAAAGAAAAAGAAGATTAATATGAATTATATCGGTGGATAA
- the desA gene encoding Delta(5) desaturase DesA — protein MERDKKLMLRRMVKPYERSALQISLLQVLNTLVPYLALVAISMATFQISPWISIAVSIIAAFFLVRTFIIFHDCCHGSFFKNKKWNDAMGNFTGFLTMFPYQQWRREHNIHHATSGNLDKKGIGDIWMMTIEEYEAAGKWTKLGYRLYRNPFVMFVIGPLYLLFITNRLNSKGAKPKERMNTYLHNIAILVVYGAIIWYFGFAFFAAVFFPIMFVGAMLGIWMFYIQHTFEESYFEENSEWDYVKAAVEGSSYYKLPKLLQWLTGNIGFHHVHHLSPRIPNYYLETAHKEVKPLQYATTITLKDSLETIKYKLYDEKKKVFITFKDYYRNYAKKRTI, from the coding sequence ATGGAAAGAGACAAGAAGTTAATGTTAAGAAGAATGGTTAAACCTTATGAAAGATCAGCACTACAAATTAGTTTATTACAGGTGCTGAATACACTAGTTCCATATTTAGCGCTTGTCGCAATAAGTATGGCAACATTTCAGATTTCACCATGGATTTCTATAGCTGTGAGTATTATTGCAGCATTCTTCCTTGTAAGAACTTTTATTATTTTTCATGATTGCTGTCATGGGTCGTTCTTTAAGAACAAGAAGTGGAATGATGCAATGGGGAACTTTACTGGATTTCTGACAATGTTTCCGTATCAGCAATGGCGTAGAGAACACAATATTCATCATGCAACAAGCGGTAACCTTGATAAGAAGGGTATCGGTGATATATGGATGATGACAATCGAGGAATATGAAGCTGCTGGAAAATGGACAAAACTAGGATATAGACTTTATAGAAACCCGTTTGTCATGTTTGTGATTGGGCCACTTTACTTATTATTTATAACGAATAGATTAAATAGTAAAGGTGCAAAACCAAAGGAACGCATGAATACGTATCTTCACAATATCGCGATTTTAGTAGTATATGGAGCGATTATCTGGTACTTTGGGTTCGCATTCTTTGCGGCAGTGTTCTTCCCGATTATGTTTGTCGGTGCGATGCTAGGAATATGGATGTTCTATATCCAGCATACGTTTGAGGAATCATACTTCGAAGAGAATTCAGAGTGGGACTATGTTAAAGCTGCAGTTGAAGGAAGCTCATATTATAAATTACCGAAATTATTGCAGTGGCTAACTGGTAATATTGGGTTCCATCATGTGCATCATTTAAGTCCAAGAATCCCGAATTACTATTTGGAAACTGCACATAAAGAAGTTAAACCGTTACAATATGCAACGACAATTACGCTTAAAGATAGCTTAGAAACTATTAAGTATAAACTTTACGATGAGAAGAAAAAAGTGTTTATAACGTTTAAAGATTATTATCGTAACTATGCGAAAAAGAGAACAATATAA
- a CDS encoding SDR family oxidoreductase: MNTLNIFLTGATGFVGAQLINKLLQNSNHHLYILYRDETRKNKLITKENESRLHFVQGDITLPNSGLDEDAVKTLPDMDYFYHLAALVKFDEALREDLFNINYHGTLHALKLAQDLNTKHFLYVSTAYTVGTNEYAKEALHPIDTPVNNPYEESKIKAEHAVAESGLTYSILRPAIIIGDSVTGEADSKFTLYGFMKALKVFKRKMDRKGLTNTHSFRLFADDNCTSNLVPVDYVVKVLAHAISHAQHETVYHITNSHPPENLKVLSMIKKHLQFDALTVAPTSARSTMNAEEAVLNGFIHVFEPYFKKSVVFEEQNTKALLAEVNETTLQLSDDNLDAIIGAFFK, translated from the coding sequence GTGAACACTTTGAATATATTTTTAACTGGTGCAACCGGTTTTGTCGGTGCACAACTGATCAACAAACTGCTACAAAATAGCAATCATCATTTATACATTCTGTATCGCGATGAGACACGTAAGAACAAATTAATAACAAAGGAAAATGAAAGTCGCCTCCACTTTGTTCAAGGTGATATCACCTTACCTAATTCTGGTCTTGATGAGGATGCTGTAAAGACACTCCCAGACATGGATTACTTCTATCACCTTGCCGCGTTAGTAAAATTTGACGAAGCGCTACGTGAGGATTTATTCAATATAAACTATCATGGAACATTGCACGCACTTAAACTGGCACAAGATTTAAATACAAAACATTTCTTATATGTATCGACAGCATACACTGTCGGCACAAATGAGTATGCTAAAGAAGCATTACACCCAATCGATACACCAGTGAATAATCCATATGAAGAGAGTAAGATTAAAGCTGAACATGCAGTGGCTGAAAGCGGACTGACATATTCAATTTTAAGACCTGCAATCATAATTGGAGATTCTGTGACAGGTGAAGCAGATTCTAAATTCACCCTTTACGGTTTTATGAAAGCGCTGAAAGTATTTAAACGTAAGATGGATCGTAAAGGATTAACTAATACTCATTCATTCCGTCTATTTGCAGATGATAACTGTACATCAAATTTAGTTCCTGTGGATTATGTTGTCAAAGTGCTGGCTCATGCCATTTCACACGCACAGCATGAAACAGTTTATCACATAACGAACAGCCATCCCCCGGAAAATTTAAAAGTGCTTTCAATGATCAAAAAGCACCTACAGTTTGACGCGTTGACTGTCGCCCCAACTTCAGCACGTTCAACGATGAATGCAGAAGAAGCTGTGCTTAACGGCTTTATCCATGTATTTGAACCTTACTTTAAGAAATCTGTCGTATTTGAAGAACAAAATACGAAAGCACTTTTAGCTGAAGTTAACGAGACAACTTTACAACTCAGTGATGACAACTTGGATGCTATTATCGGAGCATTCTTCAAATAA
- a CDS encoding MFS transporter, producing the protein MEEKLWTKPFIMVSLINFILMLSMFLLLVTIGGYAVDEYHVSTSTAGLVSGIFIVGSLFGRFWAGKNIDLLGQKKVLIIGVVIFTITTALYFASFNLPLLLAIRFLNGMGNGIASTATGTIAAFITPMKRRGEGISYFSMSTVMATAIGPFLGLSLLQIISFRQLFIFCLVLAVIGLLMVPQVKVNHEVKSMTSHAPKGFHISDYIDSNAIPISIVVLICCTAYSSVLSFISFFAEENNLITAGSFFFLTYAIVVLISRPITGKLMDSKGTNIVMYPALISFFLGLLCLSFTHASWTLILSAALLGFGYGNFQSIAQATAVKVTDHEKMGLATSTYFIFLDFALGFGPYILGIFIPMVGLHGLYRYMSILVIIGMVAYYLLHGKKAHLYS; encoded by the coding sequence TTGGAAGAAAAATTATGGACAAAACCATTTATCATGGTTTCTTTAATCAATTTTATATTAATGTTATCAATGTTTTTATTACTCGTTACAATAGGTGGATACGCAGTAGATGAATATCATGTCTCTACAAGTACTGCCGGACTCGTATCTGGAATCTTTATTGTGGGGAGTCTATTCGGAAGATTCTGGGCCGGAAAGAATATAGATTTATTAGGGCAAAAGAAAGTGCTTATAATTGGAGTAGTCATATTTACGATTACAACCGCACTCTACTTTGCATCGTTCAACTTACCATTGCTTCTTGCGATACGTTTTTTAAATGGGATGGGTAACGGGATTGCTTCTACAGCTACAGGGACGATCGCTGCGTTTATTACTCCAATGAAACGCCGTGGCGAAGGTATCAGTTACTTTAGTATGAGCACAGTGATGGCAACTGCTATCGGTCCATTTTTAGGATTATCTTTACTTCAAATTATTTCTTTTAGACAACTCTTTATTTTCTGTTTAGTACTTGCAGTTATCGGTCTATTAATGGTGCCTCAAGTTAAAGTTAACCACGAAGTAAAATCTATGACCTCACATGCACCAAAAGGGTTCCATATATCAGACTATATCGATAGTAATGCAATCCCTATCTCAATTGTGGTTCTTATTTGCTGTACAGCATATTCAAGTGTACTCAGCTTTATTTCATTTTTCGCAGAAGAGAACAATTTGATTACTGCAGGAAGTTTCTTCTTCCTTACTTATGCAATCGTTGTACTTATATCTCGTCCAATCACAGGTAAACTTATGGATAGTAAAGGAACGAATATCGTTATGTATCCTGCATTGATTTCATTTTTCCTCGGATTATTGTGTTTAAGTTTCACGCATGCTTCCTGGACTTTAATATTAAGTGCTGCACTACTCGGTTTTGGATATGGTAACTTTCAGTCCATCGCACAAGCTACAGCCGTTAAAGTTACGGATCATGAAAAAATGGGGCTTGCAACGAGTACATATTTTATATTTTTAGACTTCGCACTGGGATTTGGTCCTTATATATTAGGAATATTCATCCCAATGGTTGGCTTGCATGGACTATATCGATACATGAGCATCCTCGTGATTATCGGGATGGTTGCGTATTATCTATTACATGGAAAAAAAGCACATCTTTATTCTTAA
- a CDS encoding MarR family winged helix-turn-helix transcriptional regulator: MSRTLQQMQLFDYILALRKAYVDHMNKSLIHFGLSSAQWLVLKIIVRKQSTTLVEIAKIRNIEKPTATKIIQFLIQNEFIESTVGQDKRSRLLTPTHKGYTTYEEVMIVIESVQTNYLENIDSDTLLTINEALSTVKISEE, from the coding sequence TTGTCTAGAACGTTACAGCAAATGCAATTATTCGATTATATCCTTGCGCTAAGAAAAGCATACGTTGATCATATGAACAAATCATTAATTCATTTCGGTCTGTCATCAGCACAATGGCTTGTTCTAAAAATTATCGTGCGCAAACAGTCAACAACATTAGTAGAGATTGCCAAGATACGTAATATCGAAAAACCGACTGCAACAAAGATCATTCAGTTTCTCATTCAAAATGAATTTATTGAAAGTACAGTCGGTCAGGACAAGAGATCCAGATTACTTACCCCTACGCATAAAGGATACACAACTTATGAAGAGGTCATGATAGTAATAGAGTCTGTTCAAACGAATTATTTAGAGAATATCGATTCTGACACATTACTCACTATCAACGAGGCTCTCTCAACAGTTAAAATTTCTGAAGAATAG
- a CDS encoding NAD-dependent succinate-semialdehyde dehydrogenase: MTNIINELHTDLYINGEWVTTSDKKDVINPATGETIAQIAQADETQVEEAIQAAHKAFPAWKELELKDRVAYLHKIADLLEDNADRLAEIMTVEQGKPLKESKLEVLSGAESFRWNAEESRRLYGEIIPAPNNHKYEIIYEPIGVVAAITPWNFPSGMITRKIAPALAAGNTIVLKPSGDTPLSALAIFELFEQAELPAGVANIVMGSSKEIGQAFTDSDKVKKITFTGSTPIGKALYKQSGQTLKKMSLELGGHAPFIVYEDADIEAAVKGLMAAKFRNNGQVCIAPNRIFVHSSIKDAFMEKLIPEVESLKVGNGLDEESNVGPLIREDAIDKIKQQIVNATDKGATLVTGGHRLTDGEYSNGFFMQPTILDHVNKTMDIFYEETFGPVIPVITFETIEDAIAMANDTEYGLASYAYASNSAIIQQISRNLEYGMVGINEVAISNPETPFGGVKHSGFGRENSHLGIKEYVTAKFVNTQFL; the protein is encoded by the coding sequence ATGACGAACATAATTAATGAATTACACACTGATTTATATATAAATGGAGAATGGGTAACAACATCAGACAAGAAAGATGTGATTAATCCGGCCACTGGTGAAACTATCGCACAAATTGCACAGGCAGATGAAACACAAGTGGAAGAAGCGATTCAAGCAGCTCATAAAGCTTTTCCTGCCTGGAAAGAACTTGAACTTAAAGATCGTGTTGCTTACTTGCACAAGATTGCTGATTTATTAGAAGATAATGCAGATCGTCTTGCTGAAATTATGACGGTAGAACAAGGAAAACCTTTAAAAGAATCAAAACTAGAAGTCCTTTCAGGTGCTGAAAGTTTTAGATGGAACGCTGAAGAATCGCGTCGTCTCTACGGAGAAATCATCCCTGCGCCAAATAATCATAAATACGAAATCATCTACGAGCCAATCGGTGTTGTGGCTGCAATTACACCGTGGAACTTTCCATCTGGAATGATTACACGTAAAATTGCGCCTGCACTTGCTGCCGGAAATACGATTGTACTTAAACCTTCAGGTGACACACCATTATCAGCACTTGCGATATTCGAATTATTTGAACAAGCTGAACTTCCTGCAGGCGTAGCAAACATCGTAATGGGTAGTTCTAAAGAAATCGGTCAGGCATTTACTGATTCTGACAAAGTAAAGAAAATTACCTTTACTGGTTCTACTCCAATCGGAAAAGCATTATACAAACAATCAGGTCAAACGTTAAAGAAGATGTCTCTTGAGCTTGGTGGTCATGCACCATTTATCGTTTATGAAGATGCCGATATTGAAGCTGCAGTGAAAGGTCTAATGGCAGCGAAATTCCGTAATAATGGACAAGTCTGCATCGCACCTAACCGCATATTTGTTCATAGCTCAATTAAAGATGCATTTATGGAAAAGCTTATTCCTGAAGTTGAATCACTTAAAGTCGGTAATGGATTAGATGAAGAAAGCAATGTTGGTCCATTAATTCGTGAAGATGCGATCGATAAAATTAAACAACAGATTGTAAATGCAACAGATAAAGGCGCTACACTTGTTACAGGCGGTCATCGACTTACAGACGGTGAGTATTCTAACGGGTTCTTTATGCAACCTACTATTTTAGACCATGTGAATAAAACAATGGATATCTTCTATGAAGAAACGTTCGGGCCTGTCATTCCAGTCATCACATTTGAAACAATAGAAGATGCAATTGCTATGGCTAACGATACGGAGTACGGGCTTGCAAGCTATGCGTATGCAAGTAACAGTGCCATAATACAGCAAATTTCTCGCAACCTTGAATATGGTATGGTAGGCATTAATGAAGTTGCAATCTCAAATCCAGAAACTCCATTTGGTGGTGTGAAACATTCAGGATTCGGTCGAGAGAACTCTCATCTTGGCATAAAAGAATACGTCACAGCAAAATTTGTTAATACACAATTTTTATAA
- a CDS encoding multidrug effflux MFS transporter, whose translation MKKHNKLILIVTLGLLAAFGPLSLDMYLPALPRVADDLSTSASYAQLSLTACMIGLAVGQIIVGPISDVTGRKKPLFIVLIGYGLFSYFAARAATIEWLIFFRFIQGFCGGAGAVLSRAISSDLYKGKDLTKFLAVLMLVNGLAPVLAPVLGGFILSVSTWHTVFYILAVYGVLMVLLALTLEESLPKFSRNEGALKSIWNDFKLLLTNKAFVTMLLLQSLTYGVLFSYISGSPFITQKIYGMNAQQFSYLFALNGIGLIAFSQLTAKLVNKMDELKILKLGQNIQFIGMMLTVIVLLFHLPVWMLCAAFFLMITPVSMIGTTGFSIAMQVQNQGAGSASAILGLMQFLIGGILSPLVGVMGERSIIPFIVIIIACTVLAQSIRMIWVKNIEI comes from the coding sequence ATGAAGAAACATAACAAACTCATACTAATAGTGACACTAGGGTTATTAGCAGCATTTGGTCCATTATCATTAGATATGTATTTGCCTGCTTTACCACGTGTGGCAGATGACCTTAGTACGAGTGCATCTTATGCTCAGCTCAGTCTTACTGCGTGTATGATAGGTTTAGCAGTAGGTCAAATTATAGTAGGTCCAATTAGTGATGTCACTGGCAGAAAGAAACCGTTGTTCATCGTGCTTATTGGATATGGCTTGTTTTCTTATTTTGCAGCACGTGCAGCGACAATAGAATGGCTTATTTTCTTTAGGTTTATTCAAGGATTTTGTGGCGGTGCAGGCGCTGTACTGTCACGAGCAATATCAAGCGATCTATATAAAGGGAAGGATTTAACGAAGTTTTTGGCAGTACTGATGCTTGTTAATGGACTTGCACCTGTTCTTGCGCCCGTACTTGGAGGATTTATATTAAGTGTATCTACCTGGCATACTGTTTTTTATATTTTAGCGGTTTATGGTGTATTGATGGTACTCTTAGCACTTACATTAGAGGAGAGCTTACCGAAGTTCAGCAGAAATGAAGGGGCATTGAAATCCATTTGGAATGACTTTAAATTATTGCTGACCAATAAAGCGTTTGTTACGATGCTGCTACTGCAATCATTGACATATGGTGTATTATTCAGCTATATTTCAGGCTCTCCATTTATTACCCAGAAAATATATGGGATGAATGCACAGCAATTCAGTTATTTATTTGCATTGAATGGTATAGGATTAATTGCGTTTAGTCAGTTAACCGCTAAGCTTGTCAATAAAATGGATGAACTGAAAATATTGAAACTCGGTCAGAATATCCAGTTTATCGGGATGATGTTGACTGTAATAGTATTGTTATTTCATCTTCCAGTATGGATGCTATGTGCGGCTTTCTTCTTGATGATTACTCCAGTTAGTATGATAGGAACGACTGGATTTTCTATCGCGATGCAAGTACAGAATCAAGGTGCTGGCAGTGCATCGGCAATATTAGGATTAATGCAGTTTTTAATCGGTGGTATACTATCACCTCTAGTCGGCGTCATGGGTGAGCGTTCTATTATTCCATTTATCGTTATCATTATTGCATGTACTGTTCTTGCGCAAAGTATTAGAATGATCTGGGTAAAAAACATTGAAATTTAA
- a CDS encoding M50 family metallopeptidase encodes MTMTIYFNPSLILFITAAYIVLSLYFHGKKHIFIRWIQFLPVLLHEFGHAITCQLTGGQVKDIVIVTRRKEQMSTRRLGYAITATKPGFNTFATLIAGYMMPPIILGIALICVYYHLTYLFWGLLVFIFVYYLLKTSRKLLPLCVSFILCGILYVSLHTEQDFLLILPSIAYQIIIAILFGDLFITVRTLIVLYFQKNNDWDGAQLSRLTRLPVFFYLIFFVGLYSAAIYYTASLMLRLL; translated from the coding sequence ATGACTATGACTATTTATTTTAATCCATCGTTAATATTATTTATTACTGCAGCTTATATTGTACTTTCTTTATATTTTCACGGTAAAAAGCATATATTTATCAGGTGGATTCAGTTCTTACCTGTTCTATTACATGAATTTGGACACGCAATTACTTGTCAGCTGACTGGTGGTCAAGTAAAAGATATAGTTATTGTCACGCGCAGAAAAGAACAGATGAGTACACGTAGATTAGGTTACGCGATTACAGCCACAAAGCCAGGATTCAATACGTTTGCAACTCTAATAGCAGGATATATGATGCCACCAATTATTTTAGGCATTGCTTTGATATGCGTGTACTATCATTTAACTTATCTCTTTTGGGGATTACTCGTTTTTATCTTTGTTTATTATTTATTGAAGACGAGTAGAAAGCTACTCCCTTTATGTGTATCCTTCATTCTTTGCGGTATATTATACGTTTCACTACACACGGAGCAGGATTTTCTACTTATCTTACCTTCGATTGCCTATCAAATAATTATTGCGATTCTTTTCGGAGATCTTTTTATTACAGTACGAACACTAATCGTCTTATATTTTCAGAAAAATAACGATTGGGATGGTGCGCAACTAAGCAGACTCACGAGATTACCAGTGTTTTTTTATTTAATTTTCTTTGTAGGTCTGTATTCAGCTGCCATTTACTATACAGCAAGCCTTATGTTGCGTCTTCTATAA
- a CDS encoding ABC transporter ATP-binding protein, producing the protein MNDSNFVIEAHDLTKDFNGKLAVNHIALNVRKGELYAFLGPNGSGKSTTIKMLMGLLQPTYGSVSMFNKSLQDNPLEIKRRIAYIPDTPNTLGKLTGDEYLDFYASIFQMDKDRYEKKKNELLSLFELEGKTNQQIENYSHGMRQKIVLVANLMHEPEIIFLDEPTVGLDPLSTRNLKNYLRHQVSLGKTVFLTTHILEIAEQLADRIGIIYEGNLKAEGTLQQLYALHPEYSRSLEDIFLAVTGKHEVSYD; encoded by the coding sequence ATGAATGATTCTAATTTTGTAATTGAAGCGCATGATTTAACGAAAGACTTTAATGGAAAGCTTGCTGTGAACCATATCGCCTTGAATGTAAGAAAAGGTGAACTCTATGCGTTTTTAGGGCCTAACGGGTCAGGTAAATCTACAACGATAAAGATGTTGATGGGTTTACTGCAACCTACATATGGATCAGTTTCAATGTTTAATAAAAGTTTGCAAGATAACCCACTAGAAATTAAACGTCGAATTGCATATATTCCAGACACACCAAACACGCTCGGTAAACTTACAGGGGATGAGTATTTAGATTTCTATGCATCAATATTTCAAATGGATAAAGACCGATATGAAAAAAAGAAGAATGAACTGTTATCTTTATTTGAACTTGAGGGGAAAACCAATCAGCAAATTGAAAACTATTCACATGGGATGCGTCAAAAGATTGTACTAGTGGCCAATCTAATGCATGAGCCTGAAATTATCTTTTTAGATGAGCCGACAGTTGGATTGGACCCGCTTAGCACTCGAAATTTAAAAAATTACTTGCGTCATCAAGTAAGTCTTGGCAAAACAGTTTTTTTAACGACACATATATTAGAAATTGCTGAACAACTTGCAGATCGTATCGGTATTATTTACGAAGGGAACTTAAAGGCAGAAGGGACGCTTCAGCAGTTATATGCACTTCATCCAGAGTATAGTCGCAGCCTTGAAGACATCTTTCTGGCAGTAACTGGTAAACATGAGGTGTCATATGATTAA